The Aerosakkonema funiforme FACHB-1375 genome contains a region encoding:
- a CDS encoding GNAT family N-acetyltransferase, whose protein sequence is MTNSELQNRFSINTDKSKLDLDVIHNFLRNSYWAKNIPLSVVQKCIDNSFCFGVYEGDKQVGFARVITDYASFAYFSDVFILEEYRGFGLGKWLIETIMAEAELQGLRRWLLATKDAHWLYGQFGFEELKTPEWFMEIFRGDVYKDANR, encoded by the coding sequence ATGACGAATAGCGAATTACAAAATAGATTTTCCATCAACACCGACAAGTCGAAATTAGATTTAGACGTAATTCATAATTTTCTCCGCAATTCTTATTGGGCTAAAAATATTCCGTTGTCAGTCGTTCAGAAATGTATCGATAACTCTTTTTGTTTCGGAGTTTATGAAGGCGACAAGCAAGTTGGCTTTGCGAGAGTAATCACAGATTATGCAAGTTTTGCTTATTTTTCAGATGTGTTTATTTTAGAAGAATATCGCGGTTTTGGTTTGGGTAAATGGTTGATCGAAACCATTATGGCAGAAGCAGAGTTACAAGGTTTGCGGCGATGGTTGTTGGCGACAAAAGATGCTCATTGGCTTTATGGACAATTTGGGTTTGAAGAGTTGAAAACGCCAGAGTGGTTTATGGAGATTTTTAGAGGGGATGTTTATAAAGATGCAAATCGTTAA
- a CDS encoding coiled-coil domain-containing protein translates to MSKAGNDNWKTPLGVYERAIAEVIKTREQLQTELQSLRDIQASYKNLKSELQAAKAEIQTLQSQFQACQKELQETKAELEATKLELQDTDKQYEDRITEAKETADIAHSEAKAAYSQVESVKTEIENGTIVAQKALMLRGRDENYWMRFHSVDSVNHDVFQIWKIDDTWYDTIRVKAAKLLRARDDKHWIKFYRVDSKNRDVFAMWRSDKTWHINIQLK, encoded by the coding sequence ATGAGTAAAGCGGGTAATGATAATTGGAAAACTCCTTTGGGTGTATACGAAAGAGCGATCGCAGAGGTAATTAAAACACGCGAACAATTACAAACAGAACTACAAAGCCTGCGAGATATTCAAGCTTCTTATAAGAATTTAAAGTCTGAGCTTCAGGCTGCCAAGGCGGAAATACAAACCCTGCAATCCCAATTTCAAGCTTGTCAAAAAGAACTTCAGGAAACTAAGGCAGAGTTAGAAGCTACCAAGTTAGAACTTCAAGATACTGATAAACAGTATGAAGATAGAATAACAGAAGCTAAGGAAACCGCAGATATTGCTCACTCTGAAGCTAAAGCTGCTTATTCTCAAGTAGAATCTGTTAAAACTGAAATCGAAAATGGCACTATTGTTGCTCAGAAAGCTTTGATGTTACGTGGTAGAGATGAGAATTACTGGATGAGATTTCATTCGGTTGATAGTGTTAACCATGATGTATTTCAGATTTGGAAAATTGATGATACATGGTATGATACTATTAGGGTAAAAGCAGCAAAACTTTTACGAGCCAGAGATGATAAACACTGGATAAAATTTTATCGAGTTGATAGCAAAAATCGGGATGTTTTTGCTATGTGGAGAAGTGACAAAACATGGCATATTAATATCCAACTTAAGTAG
- a CDS encoding GUN4 domain-containing protein, which produces MSKAGNDNWKTPLGVYERSIAELRRTREEIQAEMHNLRQMQVSLGELSNLKAELEDSQVKIQTLKTDLDKTKAELITTQKIASEAQHRVADAEREANSAQKELQNLKQLMNNNESSNPQLIEIVSKLQEQLAQLAPINTASSQDDDFKRQIIQSISDLRSQVSKLSDELMLVSPATGKDYTKLRNLLADREWRKADEETLNLIVKISNRDRDGWRWLDRGEIALFPWQDLRIINRLWVEYSSGRFGFSVQKQIWQSINVANNNNFEVEKTLGDRVGWRVNNNWLKYDELTFDISASEGHLPSTVHILGVDKGRVEDRIRLLLSRRELQI; this is translated from the coding sequence ATGAGTAAAGCGGGTAATGATAATTGGAAAACACCTTTAGGTGTATATGAAAGATCGATCGCTGAATTACGGCGAACAAGAGAAGAAATTCAGGCAGAAATGCACAACCTCAGACAGATGCAAGTTTCTCTAGGGGAACTCTCAAATCTGAAAGCAGAACTAGAAGATTCTCAGGTAAAGATACAAACTCTCAAAACAGATTTAGACAAAACCAAAGCTGAGCTTATCACTACTCAAAAAATTGCCAGCGAAGCTCAACATCGAGTTGCGGATGCTGAAAGAGAGGCTAATTCTGCCCAAAAAGAACTACAAAATTTGAAGCAGCTTATGAATAATAACGAAAGTAGCAATCCTCAACTTATTGAAATTGTAAGTAAACTGCAAGAACAATTAGCTCAATTAGCGCCAATTAATACTGCATCTAGTCAAGATGATGATTTTAAACGGCAGATTATTCAGTCTATTTCAGATTTGCGATCGCAAGTCTCTAAATTATCAGATGAATTAATGCTTGTTTCTCCGGCGACAGGGAAAGACTACACCAAACTCCGAAATTTATTAGCAGATAGAGAGTGGAGAAAAGCCGATGAAGAAACTCTAAACCTGATAGTTAAAATATCTAATCGAGACAGAGATGGTTGGCGCTGGCTAGATCGAGGAGAAATTGCGCTATTTCCCTGGCAAGATCTTCGCATTATTAACAGACTTTGGGTAGAGTACAGCAGTGGACGGTTTGGTTTTAGCGTTCAAAAGCAAATATGGCAGAGTATAAATGTAGCAAATAACAATAATTTTGAGGTAGAGAAGACGTTAGGCGATCGCGTTGGTTGGCGCGTCAATAATAACTGGCTTAAGTATGATGAATTAACTTTCGATATTAGCGCATCCGAGGGACATCTACCATCTACTGTTCATATTTTAGGAGTTGATAAGGGAAGAGTGGAAGATAGAATAAGACTTCTTTTATCGCGTCGGGAATTACAAATATAA
- a CDS encoding H-type lectin domain-containing protein, translating to MATTGADDWKTPLGVYERAIRELIKTRQEMQAELESIKAMQASQIENLKEEIERYQIETQTLKAELGVTKERLNTVQKIADESLSSKEALNEVIRLTKDRVSNMEKSAEDVQREIDSLKSDPKQQINNLRIEHGVWEGTAKNTPGWSILDGDGRRVFRSYIRFEQGFSQPPQVVVGISYFDIIRKSNSRLKVKVAEIDKNGFYFHLQTYLNTQIWAAGVNWLAYGY from the coding sequence ATGGCTACAACTGGTGCTGATGACTGGAAAACGCCGTTGGGTGTGTATGAAAGAGCGATAAGAGAACTAATAAAGACAAGGCAAGAAATGCAAGCCGAGTTGGAAAGCATCAAAGCGATGCAAGCTTCTCAAATTGAAAATTTGAAAGAAGAAATTGAACGTTATCAGATAGAGACGCAGACTCTTAAAGCAGAACTTGGAGTTACCAAAGAGCGTCTTAACACAGTTCAAAAAATAGCAGATGAATCTCTATCTTCTAAGGAAGCTTTAAATGAAGTAATTCGCCTGACAAAAGACCGAGTTTCAAATATGGAAAAAAGTGCAGAGGATGTTCAAAGAGAAATTGATAGTTTGAAGTCAGATCCTAAACAGCAGATTAATAATCTTCGGATAGAACATGGTGTATGGGAAGGAACGGCTAAAAATACTCCAGGTTGGTCTATTTTAGATGGAGATGGAAGGCGTGTATTTAGAAGTTATATTCGCTTTGAGCAAGGCTTTTCACAACCACCACAGGTAGTAGTTGGTATATCGTATTTTGATATTATCAGAAAATCTAATAGTCGTCTAAAGGTGAAGGTGGCAGAGATTGATAAAAATGGGTTTTACTTTCACTTACAAACTTATTTGAATACACAAATTTGGGCGGCGGGAGTAAATTGGTTGGCTTATGGTTACTAA
- a CDS encoding RecQ family ATP-dependent DNA helicase, which produces MTYPQSLSWQDVRDKFKTIWGYDDFRPPQGEIIRSLLAQQDAMIIMPTGGGKSICFQLPALLQTGLTLVVSPLVALMENQVQELRQLKLPAALLHSELPTSERKQTLQALEQQRLRLLYVSPETLLSEPVWMRLCQSYLKINGIILDEAHCLAQWGDTFRPAYRRLGAVRSALLQFKPPGTKIPIAAFTATADPTAQKTIQSVLQLQQPEIFRLNPYRQNLHLKLQTIWTPRGRKQTLLKFIQARPQQDGLIYVRTRRDGEHLAAWLRDKGYTTAAYHAGLSPQERRTIESDWISGKIAFVVSTSAFGMGVNKPNVRWVIHFHPTLLLSEYVQEIGRAGRDGKKSDALLLMSEPTGWLDPQDKQRQKFFEDKVRSQQREAQQLIRKLPATGEVNIVARQFPEGATALSLLHSTGQLEWQDPFHYIIKDRSPSQQPAQFDAVKQMNSYLRTRECRWQFLLRAFGFQENMRCGHCDNCDRSK; this is translated from the coding sequence ATGACTTATCCTCAATCTCTATCTTGGCAAGATGTCCGCGACAAATTTAAAACAATCTGGGGCTATGATGATTTTCGCCCACCCCAAGGGGAAATTATTCGTAGTTTGCTAGCTCAGCAGGATGCGATGATTATAATGCCTACGGGTGGGGGAAAGTCGATTTGTTTTCAATTGCCAGCTTTGTTGCAAACGGGGTTAACGCTGGTAGTTTCGCCTTTGGTGGCGTTGATGGAAAATCAGGTGCAGGAATTGCGTCAGCTAAAGTTGCCAGCTGCGCTACTGCATAGTGAATTGCCAACTTCTGAACGCAAGCAGACTTTGCAAGCTTTGGAGCAACAAAGGTTACGATTGCTGTATGTGTCGCCGGAAACTTTGTTAAGCGAACCGGTGTGGATGCGTTTGTGTCAATCGTATTTGAAAATTAACGGCATAATTTTGGATGAGGCGCATTGTTTGGCGCAGTGGGGAGATACTTTTCGACCTGCTTATCGGCGTTTGGGTGCGGTGCGATCGGCTCTCCTTCAGTTTAAACCACCAGGAACTAAAATCCCGATCGCAGCTTTTACCGCTACTGCCGATCCCACTGCCCAAAAAACTATCCAGTCAGTCTTACAATTACAACAGCCAGAAATTTTTCGCCTCAACCCCTATCGTCAAAATCTCCATCTCAAGTTACAAACAATCTGGACGCCACGCGGACGCAAGCAAACTCTGTTAAAGTTTATTCAGGCCAGACCGCAACAAGATGGTTTAATTTATGTTCGCACTCGGCGAGATGGCGAACATTTAGCTGCATGGTTAAGAGATAAAGGATATACAACCGCAGCTTATCATGCCGGTTTGAGTCCGCAGGAACGTCGCACTATTGAAAGTGATTGGATTTCTGGTAAAATAGCTTTTGTGGTTTCTACATCTGCTTTCGGAATGGGCGTTAACAAACCGAATGTGAGATGGGTAATTCACTTTCACCCTACCTTACTGTTATCGGAATACGTGCAGGAAATCGGACGTGCGGGAAGGGATGGGAAAAAATCCGATGCTTTGCTATTGATGAGCGAACCGACTGGATGGTTAGATCCACAGGATAAGCAACGACAAAAGTTTTTTGAGGATAAAGTGCGATCGCAACAACGGGAAGCTCAGCAGTTAATTCGCAAACTCCCCGCAACTGGAGAGGTAAATATTGTAGCCCGTCAGTTTCCCGAAGGGGCGACAGCTTTATCGCTACTCCACAGCACAGGTCAGCTAGAATGGCAAGACCCATTTCACTATATTATTAAGGATCGATCGCCAAGCCAACAACCAGCTCAATTCGATGCCGTCAAGCAGATGAATTCCTACCTGAGAACTCGCGAATGTCGCTGGCAGTTTTTGTTACGCGCCTTTGGTTTTCAGGAAAATATGCGTTGCGGACACTGCGATAACTGCGATCGCAGCAAATGA